One region of Cryptosporangium phraense genomic DNA includes:
- a CDS encoding phospholipase D-like domain-containing protein, with protein sequence MISDVGDVGALAARFFPAASDACPTFVEDSGWQPIVDGVDYFRELTELLDRVGPGDGLYIASYSADPDLDLTGRNERPFTDILAEKAADGADVRVVLSAAEYSGGVPWLPFGPFRANVVAARAMRDWRPTTRDVAEPPLLKNVLLDWSGPVLGSNHQKLVVFCLGGVVTAFVGGLDLLPSRWDASPHDRLRLRQYRWGWHDAAARLTGPAAERVHEVFRSRWENAAKLPPRFIAKVIPRRYFTFPRGGITVINPPDAPPTVPPIAAQPPQPTTGVALRVLRSYAPWRVYRRMGWRRLRTPVVVRTGTHEVYDTLITAIRAARRYIYLEDQYFHESPGGNRHFELFGELRAAAERGVKVILVGSGRRDPADGGDSTVRPVITGDLRRHVIRKLPPAARLNVVMYRVRDLTVHTKLMLIDDVFASIGSANFFSRSMVGTDSELTCAMVTTGSAVTDLRVRLWAEHLRTPVVPELADLDTALGIWRREWLAPGQAPDTWRRAGAPEGFAPTEQVLLAARYSRWARR encoded by the coding sequence GTGATCTCGGACGTCGGTGACGTGGGTGCGCTGGCCGCCCGGTTCTTCCCGGCCGCGAGCGACGCCTGCCCGACGTTCGTCGAGGACTCCGGCTGGCAGCCGATCGTCGACGGGGTCGACTACTTCCGGGAGCTGACCGAGCTGCTCGACCGGGTCGGCCCGGGCGACGGCCTCTACATCGCCAGCTACTCGGCCGACCCCGACCTGGACCTGACCGGGCGGAACGAGCGCCCGTTCACCGACATCCTGGCCGAGAAGGCCGCCGACGGCGCCGACGTCCGGGTGGTGCTGAGTGCGGCCGAGTACTCCGGGGGCGTGCCCTGGCTGCCGTTCGGGCCGTTCCGGGCCAACGTCGTCGCGGCCCGGGCGATGCGGGACTGGCGCCCGACCACCCGGGACGTCGCCGAGCCGCCGCTGCTCAAGAACGTCCTGCTGGACTGGTCCGGGCCGGTGCTGGGCTCCAACCATCAGAAGCTCGTCGTGTTCTGCCTCGGCGGGGTCGTGACGGCGTTCGTCGGCGGTCTCGACTTGCTGCCCAGCCGGTGGGACGCCTCGCCGCACGACCGGCTCCGGCTGCGTCAGTACCGGTGGGGATGGCACGACGCGGCCGCGCGGCTGACCGGGCCAGCGGCCGAGCGCGTCCACGAGGTCTTCCGGAGCCGCTGGGAGAACGCGGCCAAACTGCCGCCGCGCTTCATCGCCAAGGTCATCCCGCGGCGCTACTTCACGTTTCCGCGCGGCGGCATCACGGTGATCAACCCGCCCGACGCTCCGCCGACCGTGCCGCCGATCGCCGCCCAGCCGCCGCAGCCGACGACCGGCGTCGCGTTACGGGTGCTGCGCTCGTACGCCCCGTGGCGGGTGTACCGCCGGATGGGCTGGCGCCGGCTGCGCACGCCGGTCGTCGTCCGGACCGGCACCCACGAGGTCTACGACACGCTGATCACCGCGATCCGGGCCGCCCGCCGCTACATCTACCTGGAAGACCAGTACTTCCACGAGTCACCCGGGGGCAACCGCCACTTCGAGCTGTTCGGCGAGCTGCGGGCGGCGGCCGAGCGCGGGGTGAAGGTGATCCTGGTCGGGTCCGGCCGCCGCGACCCGGCCGACGGCGGCGACAGCACGGTCCGCCCGGTGATCACCGGCGACCTGAGACGGCACGTCATCCGCAAGCTGCCGCCGGCGGCCCGGCTGAACGTCGTCATGTACCGCGTCCGGGACCTGACCGTGCACACCAAGCTGATGCTGATCGACGACGTGTTCGCCTCGATCGGCTCGGCGAACTTCTTCAGCCGGTCGATGGTCGGCACCGACAGCGAGCTGACCTGCGCGATGGTGACGACCGGCTCGGCCGTGACCGACCTGCGGGTACGCCTGTGGGCCGAGCACCTGCGGACGCCGGTCGTGCCCGAGCTCGCCGACCTGGACACCGCGCTCGGCATCTGGCGCCGTGAGTGGCTGGCCCCCGGTCAGGCGCCCGACACCTGGCGCCGGGCCGGTGCTCCGGAGGGCTTCGCGCCGACCGAGCAGGTGCTGCTCGCGGCCCGGTATTCGCGCTGGGCCCGTCGTTAA
- a CDS encoding NlpC/P60 family protein, producing MAVLGAVVAVLGLALLPGGGATAAPSPADAERQLQALGVQMDHVNEQANSARVQLKRAKAQQVGLQRQLAASQAALDAAQDQVGEIAQAAYRDGRLRPGASLLEGGPGDLLDRMATLTWLSDQQRTTLARARTRQADYDDARARVDLQVKTATRLQKQLDGRKAELAQQVTKWERIKRTVTPKPTPKPERSGSSSSSSSSGRPPATYDGPATGNGARVARFALAQLGEPYVFGAAGPNAWDCSGLTEMAWAQAGVSLPHSAHLQYYQIRHVSRSNLQAGDLVFFYGLEHVGVYIGNNQVVHAPQPGESVKITSINYMPFSGAGRP from the coding sequence ATGGCCGTGCTTGGAGCGGTGGTAGCCGTACTCGGCCTGGCTCTGTTGCCCGGTGGGGGTGCCACGGCGGCGCCGTCGCCCGCGGACGCCGAGCGGCAACTGCAGGCTCTCGGCGTCCAGATGGATCACGTCAACGAGCAGGCGAACAGCGCGCGGGTGCAGCTGAAGCGCGCGAAAGCGCAGCAGGTGGGCCTGCAGCGGCAGCTGGCGGCCTCGCAGGCCGCGCTGGACGCGGCCCAGGACCAGGTGGGCGAGATTGCGCAGGCGGCCTACCGGGACGGCCGGCTGCGGCCGGGGGCCTCGCTGCTCGAGGGCGGGCCGGGCGACCTGCTCGACCGGATGGCCACGCTGACCTGGCTCAGCGACCAGCAGCGGACCACGCTCGCCCGGGCCAGGACCCGGCAGGCGGACTACGACGATGCCCGGGCGCGCGTCGACCTGCAGGTCAAGACCGCGACGCGGTTGCAGAAGCAGCTCGACGGCCGCAAGGCCGAGCTGGCCCAGCAGGTCACCAAGTGGGAGCGGATCAAGCGGACGGTGACCCCGAAGCCGACGCCGAAACCGGAGCGCTCGGGTTCATCTTCATCTTCGTCCTCGTCCGGCCGCCCGCCGGCGACTTACGACGGGCCCGCGACCGGGAACGGCGCCCGGGTGGCCCGGTTCGCGCTCGCCCAGCTCGGCGAACCGTACGTCTTCGGCGCGGCCGGGCCCAACGCCTGGGACTGCTCCGGCCTGACCGAGATGGCCTGGGCCCAGGCCGGCGTCTCGCTGCCACACTCGGCGCACCTGCAGTACTACCAGATCCGGCACGTGTCCCGGTCGAACCTGCAGGCCGGTGACCTGGTCTTCTTCTATGGCCTCGAGCACGTCGGCGTCTACATCGGCAACAACCAGGTCGTGCACGCGCCGCAGCCGGGCGAGTCGGTCAAGATCACCAGCATCAACTACATGCCGTTCTCCGGAGCCGGGCGTCCCTGA
- a CDS encoding YchJ family protein produces MCPCGSRRPYAECCEPFHRGGAAPTAEALMRSRYSAFARGLAPYLLATWHPSTRPDHLALDVGLTWRALQIVDTVDGGPDDDTGVVEFRAIARTADGERVEQHERSTFDRIGGRWVYRDGGTGPLVR; encoded by the coding sequence ATGTGTCCCTGCGGTTCGCGCCGGCCCTACGCGGAGTGTTGCGAGCCGTTCCACCGCGGCGGCGCGGCGCCCACCGCCGAGGCGCTGATGCGGTCGCGGTACAGCGCGTTCGCCCGCGGGCTGGCGCCGTACCTGCTGGCCACCTGGCATCCGTCGACCAGGCCCGATCACCTCGCTCTGGACGTCGGACTGACCTGGCGCGCCCTGCAGATCGTCGACACGGTCGACGGCGGGCCGGACGACGACACCGGGGTCGTCGAATTCCGCGCGATCGCGCGGACGGCCGACGGCGAACGGGTGGAGCAGCACGAACGCAGTACGTTCGACCGGATCGGCGGCCGGTGGGTCTACCGCGACGGAGGCACCGGACCGCTCGTCCGGTGA